The Sander vitreus isolate 19-12246 chromosome 5, sanVit1, whole genome shotgun sequence genome includes a region encoding these proteins:
- the LOC144518390 gene encoding sesquipedalian-1-like yields the protein MKLNERSVAHYATCDSPPDKTGFLFKKGERNTAYHRRWFVLKGNMLFYFEERDSREPIGVIVLEGCTVELCESAEEFAFAIKFDCAKARVYKMAAENQAAMESWVKALSRASFDYMRLVVKELERQLEEIQEAAGGGCVGAGVGGLQGRPKLSSRRNQVVARSRSGASSSSSSSSSISSSSSASPMAGPFPAQKSLQDEVQLISDCSKENGVAWSKPPAAFANGFVEGASSCVAWEACTDSGNNTVIGYGADGMRAPPVPPRRRGASLESPVSPGTGCFSKLHDWYGREVEELRVQWLQSQ from the coding sequence ATGAAGCTGAACGAACGCAGCGTGGCGCACTACGCCACCTGTGACTCCCCCCCAGACAAGACGGGCTTCCTGTTCAAAAAGGGTGAGCGCAACACTGCGTATCACCGCCGCTGGTTTGTGCTGAAGGGTAACATGCTCTTCTACTTTGAGGAGCGCGACAGCCGAGAGCCCATCGGTGTCATCGTCCTTGAAGGATGCACCGTAGAGCTTTGCGAGTCAGCCGAGGAGTTTGCCTTCGCCATCAAGTTTGACTGTGCCAAAGCGCGGGTGTACAAGATGGCTGCCGAGAACCAAGCAGCCATGGAGTCATGGGTGAAAGCGTTGTCAAGGGCCAGCTTTGACTACATGAGGCTGGTGGTgaaggagctggagaggcagctGGAGGAGATCCAGGAGGCTGCAGGAGGTGGCTGTGTCGGGGCTGGAGTTGGAGGCCTGCAAGGCAGGCCTAAGTTGTCCTCCAGGCGAAACCAGGTGGTGGCACGGTCTAGGTCTGGAGCatcctcttcttcatcatcttcatcttccATATCGTCATCATCAAGTGCCTCTCCCATGGCAGGCCCCTTCCCTGCCCAAAAGAGCCTCCAGGATGAGGTGCAGCTCATCTCTGATTGTTCCAAGGAGAATGGAGTTGCATGGAGTAAACCGCCAGCTGCCTTTGCTAACGGCTTTGTTGAGGGAGCGTCTTCCTGTGTGGCCTGGGAAGCGTGCACAGACTCTGGGAATAACACTGTAATTGGTTATGGGGCTGACGGGATGAGGGCTCCACCAGTGCCACCCAGGAGAAGAGGAGCCTCTCTGGAAAGCCCCGTCTCCCCTGGCACTGGCTGCTTCTCCAAACTCCATGACTGGTACGGCAGAGAGGTG
- the prr16 gene encoding protein Largen: protein MSGSPNAEAEGVVSKVKVKKEIKTIVENLETILGDLKDVAKELKEVVHDIDTLTCDLQLEEDGLTDSSKTDTLNSSSSSTTTTTTASSLEKMKLFPDDCMFRPPALIDPVPVNPLTLLTVLKKPRPPLPPPRLTPLRAEDHNIKNLPHPTLVLSGNISKATASLMRNGGGFPLKPNRDLFSSTPCFISNDSGIPESSLVPTLPRPMPLLHHEKNKCPKATGRESRERERVRFSEKVQYHGYCPDCDLQYDVDNTELHVQAELNDLRLSPVHCCSSISPPPPPHALPHELMLENGSLSVSHSFQPTANTPPPCVPPHPPSLKPQKTILRKSTTTTV from the exons ATGTCAGGGTCACCTAATGCAGAGGCTGAAGGAGTAGTCTCCAAAGTAAAAGTGAAAAAGGAGATCAAGACAATCGTGGAGAATTTGGAAACCATCCTGGGAGACCTCAAGGATGTGGCCAAAGAGCTGAAAGAG GTTGTTCATGACATTGACACCCTGACTTGTGACCTGCAGCTGGAGGAGGATGGACTGACAGACAGCTCGAAGACAGACACACTCAACTCCAGCTCAAgttccaccaccaccactaccacaGCTTCCAGCCTGGAGAAGATGAAGCTCTTTCCTGATGACTGTATGTTCAGACCACCTGCGCTCATCGACCCGGTCCCTGTCAACCCTCTTACACTCCTGACTGTACTCAAGAAACCTCGTCCTCCCCTACCGCCACCCAGACTTACCCCTCTGAGAGCCGAGGATCACAACATTAAGAATCTGCCTCATCCGACATTAGTGTTATCAGGGAATATATCCAAGGCTACCGCGTCTCTAATGAGGAATGGCGGGGGGTTTCCATTGAAACCAAACAGGGATTTATTCTCCTCCACGCCGTGTTTCATTTCTAATGACAGTGGAATCCCTGAGTCGAGTCTTGTTCCCACATTACCTAGGCCCATGCCCCTTCTCCACCATGAAAAGAACAAATGCCCCAAAGCCACTGGCAGGGAGTCTCGTGAGAGGGAGCGTGTGCGTTTCAGTGAGAAGGTCCAGTACCACGGCTACTGCCCAGACTGTGACCTCCAATACGATGTGGACAACACAGAACTACACGTACAGGCTGAGCTGAACGATCTGCGGCTCAGCCCAGTGCATTGCTGCTCTTCcatctcccctcctcctcctcctcatgctctTCCACATGAACTAATGTTGGAAAATGGCAGCCTCTCGGTCAGCCACAGTTTCCAGCCGACAGCAAACACACCTCCACCTTGTGTGCCTCCTCACCCCCCTTCCCTCAAGCCCCAAAAAACAATCTTACGCAAATCAACCACTACCACGGTTTGA
- the hsd17b4 gene encoding peroxisomal multifunctional enzyme type 2: MSLSFEGRVVLVTGAGGGLGREYALAFAERGASVVVNDLGADTKGGGKSSAAADNVVEEIRAKGGKAVANYDSVEDGEKLIQSALDAFGRIDVVVNNAGILRDRSFARTSDLDWDLIQRVHLRGSFLVTRAAWNHMKNQKFGRIIMTASAAGIYGNFGQANYSAAKLGMLGLANTLAIEGRKYNIHCNTIAPVAGSRLTETVMPPDLVASLKPEYVAPMVLWLCHEQCQESGALFEVGAGWIGKLRWERSQGCIVRQKNQPMTPEAVRDQWDKICDFTDATKPTSIQESLQSVVDVLSRVESEEEVSANPAAAAATASGINPTEAVGQKLPPSTFTFTHTQCILYALGVGMSTKDPDHLRFLYEGHEDFSCLPTFGVITSQAAMMDGGLSSIPGLNIDFTQVLHGEQYLELYKPLPTSGTLTSECTIADVLDKGSGAVILLDVNTYSGDELICYSQFSVFVVGAGGFGGKRTSEKAKAPLPPPKRAPDAVVIDSTTRDQAALYRLSGDWNPLHIDPSFAAMGGFKAPILHGLCSFGFAARHVLKQYADNDPSRFKAIKVRFAKPVMPGQSLQTEMWKEGNRIHIQCKVKETDAVVLTGAYVDLHGTSEASPENLIQGGGLQSELVFAEIGHRIKDTGSELVKKVNAVFGWEITKAGKNPAAQWTIDLKNGSGSLHRGPYNGKADVTFTVSDEDFMEVVQGKLNPQKAFFSGKLKVRGNIMLSQKLEVILKDYAKL; the protein is encoded by the exons ATGTCTTTGTCATTCGAGGGAAGAGTCGTGCTTGTCACCGGCGCTGGAGGAG GTCTTGGCAGAGAATATGCACTAGCTTTTGCTGAAAGAGGAGCCTCAGTTGTAG TGAATGACCTTGGGGCTGACACTAAAGGGGGTGGAAAGAGTTCTGCAGCTGCTGATAACGTGGTGGAGGAGATAAGAGCGAAGGGAGGCAAGGCCGTGGCAAACTATG ATTCTGTAGAAGATGGAGAAAAGTTGATCCAATCAGCACTGGATGCATTTGGAAGAATAG ATGTTGTTGTAAACAATGCCGG GATCCTTCGTGACCGATCATTTGCGAGGACAAGTGATTTGGACTGGG ACCTGATTCAAAGAGTTCACTTGAGGGGCTCTTTCTTGGTGACTCGAGCTGCTTGGAACCACATGAAAAACCAAAAGTTTGGCAG AATCATCATGACGGCTTCAGCCGCAGGCATCTATGGTAACTTCGGCCAGGCCAACTACAGCGCTGCCAAGCTGGGCATGCTGGGGCTGGCAAACACTTTGGCCATCGAGGGACGCAAGTACAACATCCACTGCAACACTATTGCTCCTGTTGCTGGGTCACGCCTCACAGAGACTGTCATGCCCCCAG aCCTTGTGGCATCTCTGAAGCCTGAGTATGTTGCTCCCATGGTCCTCTGGCTCTGTCATGAACAATGCCAAGAAAGTGGAGCACTGTTTGAG GTCGGTGCAGGCTGGATTGGTAAAT TGCGCTGGGAGCGCTCCCAGGGCTGCATTGTGAGACAGAAGAACCAACCCATGACTCCTGAGGCTGTCCGGGACCAGTGGGACAAAATCTGTGATTTCACAGATGCCACCAAGCCTACTAGCATACAAG AGTCTCTGCAGTCCGTTGTGGATGTGCTGTCTCGAGTAGAGTCGGAGGAAGAAGTCAGTGCCAatccagcagctgctgcagccacTGCTTCAGGGATCAATCCT aCTGAGGCAGTGGGACAAAAACTACCACCGAGCACGTTCACCTTCACCCACACCCAGTGTATTCTCTATGCATTGGGGGTCGGCATGTCCACCAAGGACCCAGACCATCTGag GTTCCTGTATGAAGGCCATGAAGACTTCAGCTGTCTCCCCACCTTTGGGGTCATTACCTCCCAGGCAGCCATGATGGATGGTGGGCTGAGCTCAATCCCTGGACTCAACATAGATTTTACACAG GTATTGCATGGAGAGCAGTATCTGGAGCTTTACAAACCTTTACCAACCTCAG GTACACTTACCTCTGAGTGCACCATAGCAGACGTGTTGGACAAAGGATCTGGAGCAGTCATCCTCTTGGACG TGAACACCTACAGCGGCGACGAGCTGATCTGCTACAGCCAGTTTTCAGTGTTTGTGGTCGGAGCCGGAGGGTTTGGAGGGAAAAGAACTTCGGAGAAAGCCAAA gcTCCCCTGCCTCCACCTAAACGGGCACCAGATGCGGTGGTGATTGATTCCACCACAAGAGACcaa GCAGCCTTGTACAGGTTGAGTGGAGACTGGAATCCTCTTCATATAGACCCCAGCTTTGCTGCCATGGGAG GCTTCAAGGCTCCCATCCTGCATGGCTTGTGCTCATTTGGCTTTGCGGCGAGACATGTGCTCAAGCAGTATGCTGACAACGACCCTTCCAGATTCAAGGCCATCAAG GTTCGCTTTGCAAAGCCGGTGATGCCAGGTCAGTCACTTCAGACTGAGATGTGGAAGGAAGGCAACAGAATTCACATCCAGTGCAAA GTGAAGGAGACTGATGCTGTTGTGCTAACTGGGGCCTATGTGGATTTACATGGCACATCAGAGGCTTCTCCAGAAAATCTCATTCAA GGAGGGGGCCTTCAGAGTGAGCTGGTATTTGCAGAGATCGGCCATCGTATTAAAGACACGGGCTCAGAGTTAGTGAAGAAGGTGAATGCTGTGTTCGGCTGGGAGATCACCAAAGCCGGCAAGAACCCCGCTGCACAGTGGA CCATTGATTTGAAGAACGGCAGCGGCTCCTTGCACAGAGGCCCTTACAATGGGAAGGCGGATGTGACCTTCACCGTGTCAGATGAAGACTTCATGGAGGTGGTGCAGGGGAAACTCAACCCTCAGAAG